The Candidatus Methylomirabilis sp. genome segment AGCGCCCCTACATTACGGTGGGGGTCCTCGCGCTGACCGTGCTCACCCCGCTGGCCGCCACGTCCACGGCCCGCATGGTCAAGCGCCTCGGGGCGCGGAGCTGGCGGCGGCTCCACCGGCTGGTCTACGTGGCCGGTATCCTGGGCGTCCTGCACTACGTGTGGCTGGCCAAGGTCGGGATGAACGACCCCTATCTGTACGTGGGGATCCTCGCCCTGCTCCTGGGCATCCGGCTCTGGGACCGGATGCGCCGCCTGGCCAGGGAGCGGGCAGGGGGCGCCGCCCTCCCCCAGCCGGGGACTCCCCCCGAGGGGCCCCAGGCTGATCTTCGCACGCCTCACCCGGGCGCCTCCGCATCCCGGGACCTCTCCAGGATCTGACCTCTCCCCCCTCCGGAAGCGTCGCCACTCCTCCATGCAGGGGGTTTCCCTAGATGGGACACATTTGACACACAGACCGTCCAGACATATATTCCACCTGCATCCCATCTTACGGGAGAAATTTTCATATACCGAAAACATTGAGTGACGCACACTTCTCGCTGGGGGAGGTGCCCATGGGACCGCAGGCGTACCAGATGTATATCGAGGGGAAGTGGGTAGACGCTCACGGCGGCCGGACCTTCGCGGTGCGGGACCCGGCGACGGGAGCCCATGTGGCCGACATCGCCGATGGCCGCGGCGCCGAGACCCGCAGAGCCATCGAAGCGGCCCACCGGGCCTTCGCGGGATGGGCGGCCACGCCGGCGAAGCAGCGGGGGGAGCTCCTCCGGAAGGTCCAGGCCCTCCTGCAGGAGCGGGTCGACGAGATCGCGAGGCTGGTGGTTCTCGAAAACGGCAAGCCCTTCGCCGAAGCCAAAGGAGAGGTCGGCTTCTCCCTGGGCTACTTCGGCTGGTTCGCCGAGGAGGCGCGCCGCGCGTACGGGGAGATCGTCCCCTCGCCCTTCCCGAACAAGCGGTTCTGGGTGGTCGGGCAGCCGGTGGGGGTCGTGGGCGCCATCACGCCCTGGAACTTTCCTGCCAACATGATCACCCGCAAGATCGCGCCGGCCATGGCCGCGGGGTGCCCCGTGGTCCTGAAGCCGGCCTCGGCGACGCCTATGACGGCCCTGGCCATCGCCCGGGCCTGCCACGACGCCGGGCTGCCGCCCGGTGTCCTCAATGTGGTCACCGGAGCCGCCTCCGCGCCCATCGCCGAGGAACTGCTCAATCACCCCCTGGTCAAGAAGATCGGCTTTACCGGCTCGACCGAGGTGGGGAAGGTCCTCATGGAGAAGGCGGCCAAGCAGATCAAGCGAATCTCCTTCGAGCTGGGGGGCAACGCCCCCTTCATCGTGTTCGCGGACGCGGACCTGGGGGCCGCCGTCGAGGGGGCGGTCGCCATCAAGTACCTCCGGGTCGGGGGGCAGTCCTGTATCTGCGCGAACCGGATCTACGTGCAGGAGACCATCGCAGATCGGTTCATTCCCGCCTTCGTCGAGAAGGTGAAAGCGCTGAAGGTCGGCCCCGGCTTCGAGCCCGGGATGCAAGTCGGGCCGCTCATCAACGAGGAGGCCCGGAAGAGGGTCCACCACCTGGTCGAGGATGCGGTGGTCCGAGGGGCGACCCTGCTGGCGGGCGGCGGGCCGCTGAGCGAGGGGCCTCTGGCCAAGGGGTACTTCTACGCCCCGACGGTCCTCACGCGCGTGCAAGACGACTGGCCGGTGTGCCAGGAGGAGATCTTCGGCCCCGTGGCCCCGGTCCTCACCTTCAAGACCGAGGCGGAGCTGATCCAGCGGGCCAATGACACCGTGTTCGGCCTGGCAGCCTACCTCTACACCCGGGACCTGGGCCGGGTCGTGCGGGTGGCCGAGGCGCTGGAGTACGGCCTGGTCGGGGTCAACGATGCCGCCGGCTACACCCATGAGATCCCCTTCGGCGGCTTCAAGCAGAGCGGCCTCGGCCGGGAAGGGGGTCGGGAAGGTCTCGAAGAGTACATGGAGCTCAAGTCCATCGTCGTCAACCTGCCCGCCTGACCCTGCGGGGGCCTCTCGCCCCGCGGGACCCAGGCCTTCCCCCTTGCCCCGACGGGCCCGTCGCGCTAGGCTGACGGGAGCCCGGGACGCACGGCCCCGCAGCCCGGCGGCCGTGGCCAAGGCGCCCCCCACGCAGGCGGCGGGGCGTCTTCGCTTTGCGGGGACGGGGGGAGGCGATGGGGAAGTGGAGCCAGGTCCGGGAGGCGGTCCAGACAACGCCCGGGGGGCTCC includes the following:
- a CDS encoding ferric reductase-like transmembrane domain-containing protein, encoding RPYITVGVLALTVLTPLAATSTARMVKRLGARSWRRLHRLVYVAGILGVLHYVWLAKVGMNDPYLYVGILALLLGIRLWDRMRRLARERAGGAALPQPGTPPEGPQADLRTPHPGASASRDLSRI
- a CDS encoding NAD-dependent succinate-semialdehyde dehydrogenase; amino-acid sequence: MGPQAYQMYIEGKWVDAHGGRTFAVRDPATGAHVADIADGRGAETRRAIEAAHRAFAGWAATPAKQRGELLRKVQALLQERVDEIARLVVLENGKPFAEAKGEVGFSLGYFGWFAEEARRAYGEIVPSPFPNKRFWVVGQPVGVVGAITPWNFPANMITRKIAPAMAAGCPVVLKPASATPMTALAIARACHDAGLPPGVLNVVTGAASAPIAEELLNHPLVKKIGFTGSTEVGKVLMEKAAKQIKRISFELGGNAPFIVFADADLGAAVEGAVAIKYLRVGGQSCICANRIYVQETIADRFIPAFVEKVKALKVGPGFEPGMQVGPLINEEARKRVHHLVEDAVVRGATLLAGGGPLSEGPLAKGYFYAPTVLTRVQDDWPVCQEEIFGPVAPVLTFKTEAELIQRANDTVFGLAAYLYTRDLGRVVRVAEALEYGLVGVNDAAGYTHEIPFGGFKQSGLGREGGREGLEEYMELKSIVVNLPA